Proteins found in one Zea mays cultivar B73 chromosome 1, Zm-B73-REFERENCE-NAM-5.0, whole genome shotgun sequence genomic segment:
- the LOC103634545 gene encoding BRCT domain-containing protein At4g02110 isoform X5, with protein sequence MTRPSTGRRWCGAAAPTPGRRATGAHTWSCGTASTMTRRAWPSGRKGRRSSAGCGWRTAWIAGCLLMPIGLFQVLYWPMRHLKGIPGAQSLLICLTGYQKRYREDMMKMVSLMGARFSKPLIANAVTHLVCYKFEGEKYEVAKKVNIKLVNHQWLEDCLKAWKILPVSDYSKSWELELMDTHAIDSEHEAEASEPRSLNNRPSVSGNREVVVGRNSNTPVHIVNTEDDNSKTHGIRGRISANSTVAVSANVDVFGPIQSPSVHIMNIEDADINTHDITGQDNPDSSLLPISAKVDILAPIQSSGEKRDTVRTTNSPNLQEVKEKYVGARTQDLASGVLGPQSTSKMPVFRNHVDTLNGTLDVLKGHTDHVSRKYSASHDQTDVAEVLLTSPLRGNQSVDELDSSKVDRWQHQEKDRPSGSHITAAGYLNADAKLNNHEFNPKPRSDSMSNYIKNTNNYKKTSRNSFLQEGYSVNHMVSPQRAEESTLRGYSNLSTLETRQQKVIQPADVQSIAGNENPKREDGLDGACAQKRKSLVSPASINLQTEDLASETGPLDSPFVSRVSDASERIINLVEANAVNLGKERSSFSTSRQARSRKTSLKHGGPINGIKLSEYSSSDKNVKSLQKGRMSFKAMTESKCAMSSSATVQDGKTSAGFPFQDKDGESTHSSGNAANQDCLNEIGNAFTKDPAHDKSVHSSNNSQVVPSYRNASSRIEDPVKVNGNEMAVASNSELEKVVSDATVKESTKQFQDTSRNVQAETSYSKKAPTTIRRNAGVKRHRSADIEAEGSVINSAKKVVPESWPAKGSVINSAKKVVPESWPAKVIHGEHADPASKNGYSTSCAAELKTNRPKKALICRVTNTVAKRTRGACAKKDDARVSSSLEFSKVTSQENFEIISPKKLDTANADEQRRNSPKKIQNTRVRNRATKRSWKSDTNMSNDTVMDKAETVAAGALSDDLLPTDNVEDWPKKLSSHGSVSDCETLSPKTISKARIRNAASNRKIRTVDHKSGDKFGKIGSAVKSETKAFSSNRTEGISCNISKVIADPDSEKSNKDVVREVSGLFCQDSCTIDKQGSYNSKLRSSTRNKAPTPDHEKENRLGSSDLNSKPNRTGSLRSKSDAKSIKKNTRVLSKHQRGNRSEPCTLITSKPALFILSGNSEQRRGYRSILRRLKGRVCRDSHHWSYQATHFIAPDPLRRTEKFFAAAAAGRWILKREYLTACIEAGKFVDEEPFEWFGTGFNDGRTISFDAPRKWRNIRQQMGHGAFYGMQIVAYGQFILPTLDTVKRAVKAGDGAVLATSPPYTRFLDSGVDFAVVSESISRTDAWVQEFISHGIPCVSADYLVEYVCKPGQPLDRHVLFETNCVASKSLEKLTKKQVEMATAEKSEPSEDDDPEDLSCSACGRRDRGDVMLICGDEAGEAGCGIGMHIDCCDPPLDAVPDDDWMCPRCAVPEPETETKHARGTERRGRGSRRR encoded by the exons ATGACGCGTCCCAG TACCGGTCGGAGATGGTGCGGCGCGGCGGCACCGACGCCGGGCCGTCGGGCAACGGGTGCACACACGTGGTCGTGTGGAACCGCATCTAC GATGACCCGACGTGCGTGGCCGAGCGGGCGCAAGGGAAGAAGGTCGTCAGCGGGCTGTGGGTGGAGGACAGCTTGGATCGCGGGGTGCTTGCTGATGCCGATAGG TCTTTTCCAGGTTTTGTATTGGCCGATGAGACATTTGAAGGGAATACCGGGTGCTCAATCGTTGCTTATATGCTTGACGGGTTACCAAAAACGCTATCGCGAAGACATGATG AAAATGGTTTCTTTGATGGGAGCACGGTTCTCAAAACCTTTGATAGCAAATGCAGTCACTCACCTTGTTTGTTATAAATTCGAAG GTGAGAAGTATGAGGTTGCAAAAAAGGTGAACATCAAACTTGTTAATCACCAGTGGTTGGAAGACTG CTTAAAGGCATGGAAAATTCTCCCAGTCAGTGATTATAGCAAAAG TTGGGAGCTAGAATTAATGGATACACATGCCATTGACTCTGAACATGAAGCAGAAGCATCAGAACCAAGGTCATTGAACAATAGGCCCAGTGTCAG TGGTAACAGAGAGGTGGTGGTAGGAAGGAATTCGAACACTCCTGTTCATATCGTAAATACAGAAGATGACAACAGCAAGACACATGGCATTAGAGGCCGAATCAGTGCTAACTCTACGGTTGCAGTTTCTGCTAATGTTGATGTGTTTGGACCCATTCAAAGTCCTTCTGTTCATATCATGAATATAGAAGATGCAGACATCAATACCCATGATATTACAGGCCAAGACAATCCTGACTCTAGTTTGTTGCCAATTTCTGCCAAGGTTGATATACTCGCTCCCATTCAATCTTCTGGTGAAAAGAGAGACACTGTAAGAACCACAAATAGCCCAAATCTGCAGGAAGTTAAAGAAAAATATGTTGGTGCAAGGACACAGGACCTTGCAAGTGGTGTTCTAGGTCCTCAAAGCACAAGCAAAATGCCTGTTTTTAGAAATCATGTAGATACCTTAAATGGGACCCTGGACGTTCTAAAAGGCCATACAGATCATGTTTCTCGAAAATATTCTGCCAGCCATGATCAGACTGATGTTGCTGAAGTCTTATTGACCAGTCCTTTGAGAGGAAATCAGTCTGTGGACGAGCTCGATTCATCAAAAGTTGACAGATGGCAACATCAGGAGAAGGATAGACCCTCAGGTAGTCATATCACAGCAGCTGGTTACTTAAATGCCGATGCCAAGCTCAACAATCATGAGTTCAATCCGAAGCCTCGTAGTGATTCCATGTCTAACTACATCAAGAACACAAATAACTATAAAAAGACCTCTCGGAATTCATTTTTACAGGAAGGGTATTCAGTTAACCATATGGTATCACCTCAGAGGGCTGAAGAAAGCACACTGAGAGGTTACTCCAATCTTTCTACATTAGAAACAAGACAGCAAAAGGTTATTCAACCTGCTGATGTTCAGAGCATTGCAGGCAATGAAAATCCTAAGCGTGAGGATGGACTAGATGGTGCATGTGCTCAGAAAAGGAAGAGCTTGGTCTCCCCAGCTAGCATAAATTTGCAAACGGAAGATTTGGCGTCAGAAACTGGTCCTTTAGATTCTCCATTTGTGAGTAGAGTGAGTGATGCATCTGAAAGGATAATAAATCTAGTTGAAGCTAATGCTGTTAATTTGGGAAAGGAACGCTCTAGCTTTTCTACAAGCAGACAAGCAAGATCTAGGAAGACTTCTCTCAAGCATGGTGGTCCCATCAATGGAATCAAACTTTCTGAATATTCTTCAAGTGATAAGAATGTAAAATCTTTACAGAAAGGAAGGATGTCATTCAAAGCAATGACAGAAAGTAAATGTGCCATGAGTTCTTCAGCCACTGTTCAAGATGGAAAAACAAGTGCAGGTTTCCCGTTTCAGGATAAGGATGGGGAAAGTACACACAGTAGTGGTAATGCAGCAAATCAAGATTGCTTGAATGAGATAGGAAATGCCTTCACAAAGGATCCGGCACATGACAAATCTGTGCACAGTTCAAATAATTCACAAGTTGTGCCCTCTTATAGAAATGCCAGCAGTAGGATAGAAGATCCAGTCAAAGTTAATGGTAATGAAATGGCAGTGGCATCAAATTCTGAACTTGAGAAGGTGGTGTCTGATGCCACTGTGAAAGAAAGCACAAAACAATTTCAAGACACTTCAAGGAATGTCCAGGCTGAAACGAGTTATTCAAAGAAAGCACCAACTACTATAAGAAGGAATGCAGGTGTCAAGAGGCACCGGAGCGCTGATATCGAGGCTGAAGGGTCAGTTATCAACAGTGCTAAGAAAGTTGTTCCTGAATCCTGGCCTGCCAAAGGGTCAGTTATCAACAGTGCTAAGAAAGTTGTTCCTGAATCCTGGCCTGCCAAAGTGATTCATGGTGAGCATGCTGACCCAGCCTCTAAAAATGGCTACAGCACATCATGTGCAGCTGAACTCAAAACAAATCGTCCAAAGAAAGCATTGATCTGTAGAGTGACAAATACTGTTGCAAAGAGGACACGGGGTGCTTGCGCCAAGAAAGATGATGCACGGGTAAGTTCTAGTTTGGAGTTCAGTAAAGTGACGTCTCAAGAAAATTTTGAGATAATCTCTCCCAAAAAACTTGACACTGCAAATGCTGATGAACAACGAAGAAATTCACCTAAGAAAATACAGAACACCAGAGTAAGGAATAGAGCCACGAAGAGGTCATGGAAATCTGACACCAACATGAGCAATGATACAGTAATGGACAAAGCTGAGACAGTGGCTGCTGGTGCATTGTCTGATGACTTGCTTCCCACAGACAATGTTGAAGACTGGCCTAAAAAGCTTTCCAGTCATGGAAGTGTTAGTGACTGTGAAACACTTTCTCCAAAAACCATATCAAAGGCCAGAATTAGGAATGCAGCTTCCAACAGGAAAATAAGAACTGTAGACCACAAGTCCGGCGACAAGTTTGGCAAAATTGGTAGTGCCGTTAAGTCTGAAACAAAAGCTTTTTCATCAAACAGAACCGAAGGGATTTCATGCAATATCAGCAAAGTAATTGCTGATCCAGACTCCGAGAAGTCCAACAAGGATGTGGTAAGAGAGGTGTCGGGGCTGTTTTGCCAAGATTCTTGCACGATAGACAAGCAAGGATCATACAATTCTAAGTTGAGAAGCagcacaaggaacaaagctccgaCTCCAGATCATGAAAAGGAGAACAGACTAGGCTCTAGTGATCTCAACTCTAAACCAAACAGAACTGGCAGTCTGCGTTCCAAATCTGATGCAAAATCGATCAAGAAAAACACGCGTGTGCTCAGTAAGCACCAAAGGGGAAATAGAAGTGAACCTTGCACCTTGATCACGAGCAAACCTGCATTGTTTATCTTAAGTGGAAATAGTGAGCAGAGAAGGGGTTATCGCTCGATACTTAGACGGCTGAAGGGGCGAGTTTGTAGGGATTCACATCACTGGTCATACCAAGCAACGCATTTCATCGCTCCAGACCCTCTGAGGAGAACCGAGAAGTTCTTTGCAGCGGCTGCAGCTGGCAG GTGGATACTGAAGAGAGAGTACTTGACCGCGTGCATTGAGGCCGGCAAGTTCGTGGACGAAGAACCGTTTGAATGGTTCGGCACAGGCTTCAACGATGGACGAACAATCAGTTTCGACGCTCCCAGGAAATGGCGAAACATAAGGCAGCAGATGGGCCATGGCGCCTTCTACGGAATGCAGATCGTTGCCTACGGACAGTTCATATTACCAACTCTG GACACAGTAAAGCGTGCAGTAAAGGCCGGCGATGGCGCCGTTTTAGCAACATCGCCGCCATACACCCGGTTCCTAGACTCTGGAGTCGACTTCGCCGTGGTATCAGAGAGCATATCACGAACAGACGCGTGGGTCCAGGAATTCATCAGCCACGGCATTCCCTGTGTCAGCGCCGATTACCTGGTCGAGTACGTGTGCAAGCCGGGCCAGCCCCTGGACCGGCACGTTCTCTTCGAGACGAACTGCGTGGCCAGCAAGTCCCTGGAGAAACTCACGAAGAAGCAGGTAGAGATGGCAACGGCGGAGAAGTCGGAACCGTCGGAAGACGACGATCCGGAGGACCTGAGCTGCTCGGCGTGCGGCCGCAGGGACCGGGGAGACGTGATGCTGATCTGCGGCGACGAGGCCGGCGAGGCCGGCTGCGGGATCGGCATGCACATCGACTGCTGCGACCCTCCCCTGGACGCCGTCCCCGACGACGACTGGATGTGCCCCAGGTGCGCCGTGCCGGAGCCCGAGACCGAGACGAAGCATGCTAGAGGCACCGAACGCAGGGGCAGAGGGTCCAGGCGAAGGTGA
- the LOC103634545 gene encoding BRCT domain-containing protein At4g02110 isoform X6 yields the protein MSRCYLILRSIQENLSEVIQQHNHYVYEVSVFGEKYEVAKKVNIKLVNHQWLEDCLKAWKILPVSDYSKSSWELELMDTHAIDSEHEAEASEPRSLNNRPSVSGNREVVVGRNSNTPVHIVNTEDDNSKTHGIRGRISANSTVAVSANVDVFGPIQSPSVHIMNIEDADINTHDITGQDNPDSSLLPISAKVDILAPIQSSGEKRDTVRTTNSPNLQEVKEKYVGARTQDLASGVLGPQSTSKMPVFRNHVDTLNGTLDVLKGHTDHVSRKYSASHDQTDVAEVLLTSPLRGNQSVDELDSSKVDRWQHQEKDRPSGSHITAAGYLNADAKLNNHEFNPKPRSDSMSNYIKNTNNYKKTSRNSFLQEGYSVNHMVSPQRAEESTLRGYSNLSTLETRQQKVIQPADVQSIAGNENPKREDGLDGACAQKRKSLVSPASINLQTEDLASETGPLDSPFVSRVSDASERIINLVEANAVNLGKERSSFSTSRQARSRKTSLKHGGPINGIKLSEYSSSDKNVKSLQKGRMSFKAMTESKCAMSSSATVQDGKTSAGFPFQDKDGESTHSSGNAANQDCLNEIGNAFTKDPAHDKSVHSSNNSQVVPSYRNASSRIEDPVKVNGNEMAVASNSELEKVVSDATVKESTKQFQDTSRNVQAETSYSKKAPTTIRRNAGVKRHRSADIEAEGSVINSAKKVVPESWPAKGSVINSAKKVVPESWPAKVIHGEHADPASKNGYSTSCAAELKTNRPKKALICRVTNTVAKRTRGACAKKDDARVSSSLEFSKVTSQENFEIISPKKLDTANADEQRRNSPKKIQNTRVRNRATKRSWKSDTNMSNDTVMDKAETVAAGALSDDLLPTDNVEDWPKKLSSHGSVSDCETLSPKTISKARIRNAASNRKIRTVDHKSGDKFGKIGSAVKSETKAFSSNRTEGISCNISKVIADPDSEKSNKDVVREVSGLFCQDSCTIDKQGSYNSKLRSSTRNKAPTPDHEKENRLGSSDLNSKPNRTGSLRSKSDAKSIKKNTRVLSKHQRGNRSEPCTLITSKPALFILSGNSEQRRGYRSILRRLKGRVCRDSHHWSYQATHFIAPDPLRRTEKFFAAAAAGRWILKREYLTACIEAGKFVDEEPFEWFGTGFNDGRTISFDAPRKWRNIRQQMGHGAFYGMQIVAYGQFILPTLDTVKRAVKAGDGAVLATSPPYTRFLDSGVDFAVVSESISRTDAWVQEFISHGIPCVSADYLVEYVCKPGQPLDRHVLFETNCVASKSLEKLTKKQVEMATAEKSEPSEDDDPEDLSCSACGRRDRGDVMLICGDEAGEAGCGIGMHIDCCDPPLDAVPDDDWMCPRCAVPEPETETKHARGTERRGRGSRRR from the exons ATGTCCAGATGTTATTTGATATTAAGAAGCATCCAAGAAAACTTGAGCGAAGTAATCCAACAACATAATCATTATGTCTATGAGGTGTCTGTCTttg GTGAGAAGTATGAGGTTGCAAAAAAGGTGAACATCAAACTTGTTAATCACCAGTGGTTGGAAGACTG CTTAAAGGCATGGAAAATTCTCCCAGTCAGTGATTATAGCAAAAG TAGTTGGGAGCTAGAATTAATGGATACACATGCCATTGACTCTGAACATGAAGCAGAAGCATCAGAACCAAGGTCATTGAACAATAGGCCCAGTGTCAG TGGTAACAGAGAGGTGGTGGTAGGAAGGAATTCGAACACTCCTGTTCATATCGTAAATACAGAAGATGACAACAGCAAGACACATGGCATTAGAGGCCGAATCAGTGCTAACTCTACGGTTGCAGTTTCTGCTAATGTTGATGTGTTTGGACCCATTCAAAGTCCTTCTGTTCATATCATGAATATAGAAGATGCAGACATCAATACCCATGATATTACAGGCCAAGACAATCCTGACTCTAGTTTGTTGCCAATTTCTGCCAAGGTTGATATACTCGCTCCCATTCAATCTTCTGGTGAAAAGAGAGACACTGTAAGAACCACAAATAGCCCAAATCTGCAGGAAGTTAAAGAAAAATATGTTGGTGCAAGGACACAGGACCTTGCAAGTGGTGTTCTAGGTCCTCAAAGCACAAGCAAAATGCCTGTTTTTAGAAATCATGTAGATACCTTAAATGGGACCCTGGACGTTCTAAAAGGCCATACAGATCATGTTTCTCGAAAATATTCTGCCAGCCATGATCAGACTGATGTTGCTGAAGTCTTATTGACCAGTCCTTTGAGAGGAAATCAGTCTGTGGACGAGCTCGATTCATCAAAAGTTGACAGATGGCAACATCAGGAGAAGGATAGACCCTCAGGTAGTCATATCACAGCAGCTGGTTACTTAAATGCCGATGCCAAGCTCAACAATCATGAGTTCAATCCGAAGCCTCGTAGTGATTCCATGTCTAACTACATCAAGAACACAAATAACTATAAAAAGACCTCTCGGAATTCATTTTTACAGGAAGGGTATTCAGTTAACCATATGGTATCACCTCAGAGGGCTGAAGAAAGCACACTGAGAGGTTACTCCAATCTTTCTACATTAGAAACAAGACAGCAAAAGGTTATTCAACCTGCTGATGTTCAGAGCATTGCAGGCAATGAAAATCCTAAGCGTGAGGATGGACTAGATGGTGCATGTGCTCAGAAAAGGAAGAGCTTGGTCTCCCCAGCTAGCATAAATTTGCAAACGGAAGATTTGGCGTCAGAAACTGGTCCTTTAGATTCTCCATTTGTGAGTAGAGTGAGTGATGCATCTGAAAGGATAATAAATCTAGTTGAAGCTAATGCTGTTAATTTGGGAAAGGAACGCTCTAGCTTTTCTACAAGCAGACAAGCAAGATCTAGGAAGACTTCTCTCAAGCATGGTGGTCCCATCAATGGAATCAAACTTTCTGAATATTCTTCAAGTGATAAGAATGTAAAATCTTTACAGAAAGGAAGGATGTCATTCAAAGCAATGACAGAAAGTAAATGTGCCATGAGTTCTTCAGCCACTGTTCAAGATGGAAAAACAAGTGCAGGTTTCCCGTTTCAGGATAAGGATGGGGAAAGTACACACAGTAGTGGTAATGCAGCAAATCAAGATTGCTTGAATGAGATAGGAAATGCCTTCACAAAGGATCCGGCACATGACAAATCTGTGCACAGTTCAAATAATTCACAAGTTGTGCCCTCTTATAGAAATGCCAGCAGTAGGATAGAAGATCCAGTCAAAGTTAATGGTAATGAAATGGCAGTGGCATCAAATTCTGAACTTGAGAAGGTGGTGTCTGATGCCACTGTGAAAGAAAGCACAAAACAATTTCAAGACACTTCAAGGAATGTCCAGGCTGAAACGAGTTATTCAAAGAAAGCACCAACTACTATAAGAAGGAATGCAGGTGTCAAGAGGCACCGGAGCGCTGATATCGAGGCTGAAGGGTCAGTTATCAACAGTGCTAAGAAAGTTGTTCCTGAATCCTGGCCTGCCAAAGGGTCAGTTATCAACAGTGCTAAGAAAGTTGTTCCTGAATCCTGGCCTGCCAAAGTGATTCATGGTGAGCATGCTGACCCAGCCTCTAAAAATGGCTACAGCACATCATGTGCAGCTGAACTCAAAACAAATCGTCCAAAGAAAGCATTGATCTGTAGAGTGACAAATACTGTTGCAAAGAGGACACGGGGTGCTTGCGCCAAGAAAGATGATGCACGGGTAAGTTCTAGTTTGGAGTTCAGTAAAGTGACGTCTCAAGAAAATTTTGAGATAATCTCTCCCAAAAAACTTGACACTGCAAATGCTGATGAACAACGAAGAAATTCACCTAAGAAAATACAGAACACCAGAGTAAGGAATAGAGCCACGAAGAGGTCATGGAAATCTGACACCAACATGAGCAATGATACAGTAATGGACAAAGCTGAGACAGTGGCTGCTGGTGCATTGTCTGATGACTTGCTTCCCACAGACAATGTTGAAGACTGGCCTAAAAAGCTTTCCAGTCATGGAAGTGTTAGTGACTGTGAAACACTTTCTCCAAAAACCATATCAAAGGCCAGAATTAGGAATGCAGCTTCCAACAGGAAAATAAGAACTGTAGACCACAAGTCCGGCGACAAGTTTGGCAAAATTGGTAGTGCCGTTAAGTCTGAAACAAAAGCTTTTTCATCAAACAGAACCGAAGGGATTTCATGCAATATCAGCAAAGTAATTGCTGATCCAGACTCCGAGAAGTCCAACAAGGATGTGGTAAGAGAGGTGTCGGGGCTGTTTTGCCAAGATTCTTGCACGATAGACAAGCAAGGATCATACAATTCTAAGTTGAGAAGCagcacaaggaacaaagctccgaCTCCAGATCATGAAAAGGAGAACAGACTAGGCTCTAGTGATCTCAACTCTAAACCAAACAGAACTGGCAGTCTGCGTTCCAAATCTGATGCAAAATCGATCAAGAAAAACACGCGTGTGCTCAGTAAGCACCAAAGGGGAAATAGAAGTGAACCTTGCACCTTGATCACGAGCAAACCTGCATTGTTTATCTTAAGTGGAAATAGTGAGCAGAGAAGGGGTTATCGCTCGATACTTAGACGGCTGAAGGGGCGAGTTTGTAGGGATTCACATCACTGGTCATACCAAGCAACGCATTTCATCGCTCCAGACCCTCTGAGGAGAACCGAGAAGTTCTTTGCAGCGGCTGCAGCTGGCAG GTGGATACTGAAGAGAGAGTACTTGACCGCGTGCATTGAGGCCGGCAAGTTCGTGGACGAAGAACCGTTTGAATGGTTCGGCACAGGCTTCAACGATGGACGAACAATCAGTTTCGACGCTCCCAGGAAATGGCGAAACATAAGGCAGCAGATGGGCCATGGCGCCTTCTACGGAATGCAGATCGTTGCCTACGGACAGTTCATATTACCAACTCTG GACACAGTAAAGCGTGCAGTAAAGGCCGGCGATGGCGCCGTTTTAGCAACATCGCCGCCATACACCCGGTTCCTAGACTCTGGAGTCGACTTCGCCGTGGTATCAGAGAGCATATCACGAACAGACGCGTGGGTCCAGGAATTCATCAGCCACGGCATTCCCTGTGTCAGCGCCGATTACCTGGTCGAGTACGTGTGCAAGCCGGGCCAGCCCCTGGACCGGCACGTTCTCTTCGAGACGAACTGCGTGGCCAGCAAGTCCCTGGAGAAACTCACGAAGAAGCAGGTAGAGATGGCAACGGCGGAGAAGTCGGAACCGTCGGAAGACGACGATCCGGAGGACCTGAGCTGCTCGGCGTGCGGCCGCAGGGACCGGGGAGACGTGATGCTGATCTGCGGCGACGAGGCCGGCGAGGCCGGCTGCGGGATCGGCATGCACATCGACTGCTGCGACCCTCCCCTGGACGCCGTCCCCGACGACGACTGGATGTGCCCCAGGTGCGCCGTGCCGGAGCCCGAGACCGAGACGAAGCATGCTAGAGGCACCGAACGCAGGGGCAGAGGGTCCAGGCGAAGGTGA